Proteins from one Sarcophilus harrisii chromosome 2, mSarHar1.11, whole genome shotgun sequence genomic window:
- the LOC105749103 gene encoding olfactory receptor 1361-like, with the protein MRDIPLTYLMNYILSPIAMNRENQTRISGFFLLSFSELSEQQQTVFWLFLSVYLVTMVGNLLILIAIGLDAHLHTPMYFFLANLSFVDLCISSVTIPKTLVNHILQSKYISYIECMTQIYFFITFTNMDGFLLGVMAYDRYVAICRPLHYTTIMCPRLCIILVMVSWVITHLHALLHTLLMVQLSFCADNTIPHFFCDPYPILKLSCSDTYLNDLMVFTVGGMVFMTPFMCITISYVYIFSKVLKIPSTQGIKKALSTCGSHLSVVSLFYGAIMGIYLRPSSSYSVQDMAATVIFTVVTPMLNPFIYSLRNRDIKAALKEIKRE; encoded by the coding sequence ATGAGAGATATTCCTCTGACTTATTTAATGAACTACATTTTATCTCCAATAGCTATGAACAGAGAAAATCAAACCCGTATTTCTGGATTCTTCCTCCTGAGTTTCTCTGAGCTatcagaacaacaacaaactgtCTTTTGGTTGTTCCTGTCTGTATACCTGGTCACTATGGTTGGGAACCTGCTCATCTTGATAGCCATTGGCTTAGATGCTCACCTTCACACCCCTATGTACTTCTTCTTGGCCAATCTCTCTTTTGTCGACCTTTGTATTTCATCAGTCACAATACCCAAGACACTGGTGAACCACATATTGCAAAGTAAATATATCTCTTACATAGAGTGTATGACACAGATATATTTCTTTATCACTTTCACAAACATGGATGGGTTCCTCCTGGGAGTTATGGCATATGATCGCTATGTGGCCATTTGCCGTCCACTCCACTATACCACCATCATGTGCCCTAGACTCTGCATCATTTTGGTGATGGTATCATGGGTCATCACTCACCTGCATGCTCTTTTACATACCTTACTTATGGTCCAATTATCCTTCTGTGCTGACAATACCATTCCCCACTTCTTCTGTGATCCATACCCCATCCTAAAGCTTTCCTGTTCCGACACTTACCTCAATGACTTGATGGTGTTCACTGTGGGTGGGATGGTGTTCATGACTCCATTCATGTGTATTACTATCTCCTATGTTTACATATTCTCCAAGGTATTGAAGATTCCATCTACTCAGGGAATAAAGAAAGCTCTGTCCACATGTGGCTCTCATCTCTCTGTAGTCTCTCTGTTTTATGGTGCTATCATGGGAATCTATCTGCGCCCATCATCTTCCTACTCAGTTCAGGATATGGCTGCCACAGTTATTTTCACTGTGGTGACTCCAATGCTCAACCCTTTCATTTATAGTCTAAGAAATCGAGACATAAAGGCAGccctgaaagaaataaaaagagaa